Sequence from the Pogoniulus pusillus isolate bPogPus1 chromosome 16, bPogPus1.pri, whole genome shotgun sequence genome:
GGGACAGGGCGGGCGGGGAGGCCGCACCCCGGTGCTTTGTGTGCCGGTCTCGGACAAAGGCGGCACTGCGCCGGCATCTCAGGGAGCGGGACCGGGAGCGAGGGGGAACGGCGAGGAGAACCGGGAGTGAGGGGGAGTTGCCTGGAACTATCACTGGGACCAGGAACGAAGAGGAGCGGTGGGAAGGACCGGGATTGGAAGCGAGGCGGGAGCCGTTTGGGACTAGTACCGAGGGTGAAGGGGAGCGGCCAGGAGGACCGGGAGCGAGGGAGAGCCACTCGGAACCGCGATTAAGAGTGAGGAGCGAGGGGACAGGACGGGGAGTAAGGGGAAGCCTCTTAGGATCGGAGTTCCCGGGAACCAGCTCTTCTAAGGGGTTCTGCCTTCACCCTCCCGAGACCTTTCTTCTCTGAGCGAGGGCTTGAGGCAGGTTCTGCCTCCTGGGGGGCGGGCAGAGCCGCCTCCCTGCCCGTACACCGTGCTGAccaccctctccctgctgccccaggCCCCCGTCGGGCAGGATGCGCGGGGGCTGCACAGCGGCGGTGGCCGTGCCCtggctggccctgctggccctgGCCCGTCAGCCCCCTgagaagcctgcagcagccccgGTGCTCACCCGTCGGCCCTTCATGGTGGCCTGGAATGTGCCCACCCAGGACTGCAAGCCCCGCTTCCAGGTGTCCCTTGACTTCAGCCTTTTTGACCTGCATGCCTCACCGAACGAGGGCTTTGTGGGGCAGAATCTCACCATCTTCTACAAGGAGCGCCTGGGGCTCTACCCCTATTACAACAGCCAGCGTGTGGCCGTCAATGGTGGTGTCCCCCAGAACAGCAGCCTCTCCGAGCACCTTGCCCACCTCCATGTGGGCATCAGCAAGTACATTCGTTCACCTGCCACGGAGGGGCTAGCCGTCATCGACTGGGAGGAGTGGCGGCCCATCTGGGCTCGCAACTGGAAACCTAAGGACATCTACCGGGAGAGATCACAGCAATTAGTGTACCAGTGGCAGCCCACCCGGTCCCCCGAGGAGGTGAACAAGCAGGCAGTGTTTGAGTTTGAGTCAGCTGCCCGGCAGTTTATGGTGAGCACCCTGCGCATGGCCAAGAGCTACCGACCCAAGCAACTCTGGGGCTTCTACCTCTTCCCTGACTGCTACAACCATGACTACAGCAAGAACAAGGAGAGCTACACTGGGCAGTGCCCAGATGTGGAGAAGACACGCAATGACCAGCTGGCATGGCTCTGGAGGGAGAGCATGGCCCTCTATCCCTCCATCTACCTCGATGGGCTCCTAGCCTCCACTACCAACAGCCGGAAGTTTGTGCGGGCACGGGTGATGGAGGCCATGCGCATCTCAGAGCAGCACCACGATGGCTACTCCTTGCCTGTCTTTGTCTACACCAGGCCCACCTACAACCGCAAGATGGACCTACTCAGCCAGGTAGGGCTGTGCCACTGGGGTGTCCTCATCCTAAGCCTCAGGTACCTGAACTTGGGTCAGATGAAGTGGTCCCTGGAGCAgggtggctctgcaggctggtgtCTGCCTTCACAGTGTTACTGGCACCCCATGGCTTGTTTGTGTGGGGTGGGAAGCAGTGGTCTCTGGCATGGGTCTGGCCCTGGGAGGGGTGCCCAGCAATGCCTCCTTCAAAGGAGAGGGTCATGGTGTGAGGATCCCTAGCTCAGCTCCTCTGTGTGTGGGTGATGGTGGTGCTTATGAGCAAGATGTGTGGCAGCAGGACCAGCACCAGTGGTCACCATCAccaaggaggtgctgcaggactccttcatcccagcagccaggagccaaGGCTACATGACCTAACAGCCCTGCATTGCATTAGCCTTCAAGGAggagggcagtggtggggagCTTTGtccagaaggagctgggacAGTCCCCTCTTCCCCATGACCTAGAGCAGTAATTAAGTTTTGCCTCCCAGACGCCACAATGGACTATTTGGGGTGCACCATGGTGGGTTAGTGGGTGGTGTATGTAATCTCTTGGCACTAACTGggctctgtccctgcagccgGACCTGATCTCCACCATTGGAGAGAGTGCGGCACTGGGTGCAGCTGGGGCCATTTTCTGGGGTGATGCAGACTACACCAAAAATCGGGTAGGTTTGGGATCAACATGTTTCTAGAGGTGTAGATGATGGAATGGGGCGGGGGGAGGTCATCTGcccccagagcaggaccagtgGCTTGAAGCTCAAGTGTCCTCTCCATCTGCAGTGCTTCTACCCCTGGGACATGGCTAACATGCTTGCCTTTCCTCAGGACTCATGCCAAGTCATCAAGAACTACTTAGAGGGGGACCTGGGCCGCTACATAGCCAATGtcacaacagcagcacagctctgcagcacaacactgtgccagggcaggggccgCTGCATGCGCCAGGACAGCACCGCCGATGTCTTCCTCCACCTCAACTCCACCAGCTTCCAGCTACGGCACCGAGATGGagaccacccccagcaccccctctTCTGGGCTGAGGGCCAGCTGTCTCCTGCTGACATCCTCTTCCTACGGACCCACTTCCACTGCCACTGCtaccagggctggcagggcagtggctgtcAAGTGCCTGCCGGCCCCCACAGTGATGCTCCTGGTCTGCTGGCACCACTGGGACTTGGgatgctgttgctgtttgcaaGCTGGCActaagcccctcctgggactgAGCTGCCCCCTGCCCCGCACCTTTCCATCACGGTGTAGGAGACATTTAAAATCTCTCTCCCTTGCCTGTGAGACAGCTTGTTATGGGAGGAGCTGCCCCTTGCTGTGGGGAGAAAGCCATGTGCTTACCCCACTTCTACCCTCCCTGCTGTGTGGCTGGTGCCCCCCATGGGGACTGGGGAGGGTGGGAAGCAGCCCTCTCCTGTTGtaaggagaggggcaggggcatgtgggcaggga
This genomic interval carries:
- the LOC135182422 gene encoding hyaluronidase-2-like isoform X1, yielding MVCAATPAPGGRGGGWRPHGWCEPGRFKGSGGGVAAFVGASGERWPEQLPPSGRMRGGCTAAVAVPWLALLALARQPPEKPAAAPVLTRRPFMVAWNVPTQDCKPRFQVSLDFSLFDLHASPNEGFVGQNLTIFYKERLGLYPYYNSQRVAVNGGVPQNSSLSEHLAHLHVGISKYIRSPATEGLAVIDWEEWRPIWARNWKPKDIYRERSQQLVYQWQPTRSPEEVNKQAVFEFESAARQFMVSTLRMAKSYRPKQLWGFYLFPDCYNHDYSKNKESYTGQCPDVEKTRNDQLAWLWRESMALYPSIYLDGLLASTTNSRKFVRARVMEAMRISEQHHDGYSLPVFVYTRPTYNRKMDLLSQPDLISTIGESAALGAAGAIFWGDADYTKNRDSCQVIKNYLEGDLGRYIANVTTAAQLCSTTLCQGRGRCMRQDSTADVFLHLNSTSFQLRHRDGDHPQHPLFWAEGQLSPADILFLRTHFHCHCYQGWQGSGCQVPAGPHSDAPGLLAPLGLGMLLLFASWH
- the LOC135182422 gene encoding hyaluronidase-2-like isoform X2; this translates as MRGGCTAAVAVPWLALLALARQPPEKPAAAPVLTRRPFMVAWNVPTQDCKPRFQVSLDFSLFDLHASPNEGFVGQNLTIFYKERLGLYPYYNSQRVAVNGGVPQNSSLSEHLAHLHVGISKYIRSPATEGLAVIDWEEWRPIWARNWKPKDIYRERSQQLVYQWQPTRSPEEVNKQAVFEFESAARQFMVSTLRMAKSYRPKQLWGFYLFPDCYNHDYSKNKESYTGQCPDVEKTRNDQLAWLWRESMALYPSIYLDGLLASTTNSRKFVRARVMEAMRISEQHHDGYSLPVFVYTRPTYNRKMDLLSQPDLISTIGESAALGAAGAIFWGDADYTKNRDSCQVIKNYLEGDLGRYIANVTTAAQLCSTTLCQGRGRCMRQDSTADVFLHLNSTSFQLRHRDGDHPQHPLFWAEGQLSPADILFLRTHFHCHCYQGWQGSGCQVPAGPHSDAPGLLAPLGLGMLLLFASWH